In Sphingomonas profundi, the sequence CGATCGCCGGAGTTCGAGTATATCTGACACATCATGTCGGCGAGCGGCCAGTCCCGCGCGATCAGCACGCCCTGCTGGCGGTAGCTGGGGAACACCATGTCGCCGCGATCCAGCGCGTGGGTGGCGGGGATGCACGTGCCCTCCTCGCCGGTGCACTTCATGTAGAAGCTGGTCTTGCCCTGGCGCTGGGCGCGGTACATCCGCTCGTCGAACGCGCGGGTAAGGGCCATGTGGCGGAGGATGCGCAGCAGCCTATCGGGCGACAGCCGCGGATCCCAGGGGCCGACGGCGTCGCCCTGCTCGTCCAGCACGCGGACTAGGCCGTAGCTGTGACCGCGCATGTCGTCCGGCGCGGCATCGATCGGCGGGCGCGGTGAATCGCCGGCGGGCGGGATCTCGAAATGGGTGAAGTCCGCCGCGTCGCCGGGGCGGAAGCGCGGCTCCGGCACGTGGAGAGTCAGCGGAGGGAGGTTGCGTCCTGCGCGATCGTCGGCCATCGGTCCCTCCTCAGCGCGAATGCGATACTGTCTGCATCGCAGAACCGGCACCGGACAGCGCCGGTTCCGGTTGTTCCTTTGTTGTGCAGACTTGTTATTTTATTTCAACGCTGATCACCAGCTTTTTTTACATGCGGATCGTCCGTGTAGGTCGTCGGCAACCGGCAGACGGCCTTCAGCCCGCCTCCGTCGCGATTGCGCAGGATCAGGGTGCCGCCATGATCCTGCACGATGCTGCGCGCGATCGTGAGGCCGAGACCGATGCCGCCGGTGTCGCGATTGCGCGAGGGATCGCCGCGGACGAAGGGCTGGAAGACATGCTCGATCCGGTCGGGCGCGAGGCCGGGTCCGCGATCGGCGACCGTCAGCACCGCTTCGCCAGTTTCCGCCGACAGCGAGAGGGTGACGCCGCCGCCATAGGCCACGCCATTGTCGATCAGGTTCTGGACGAGCCGCTCCAGCGCCACCGGATCGCCGGCGATCGTCACCGGCCGCACCGCGTCCAGCCGCACCGGCCGCCCCACCTCCTGCTCCGCATCCGCCATGCGCCGGACGAGCGTGTCGAGCGACATGGGCCGGATGTCGCCCGCCCGCGTGCTGCCGCGCACGAAGCCGATCGTCGCCGCGATCATGGCGCGCATCTGCTCGATATCCTCCTGCACCTTGTCGCGCACCGGCTCCGGCGCGGCCTCGATGCGAAAGGCGATGCGGGCGAGCGGCGTGCGCAGATCGTGCGCGATCGCCCCCATCATCGCCGTGCGCTCCGCCACATAGGCGGCCAGGCGATCCTGCATGCGGTTCAGCGCGTGGGCGGTGACGCGAAGCTCGGCCGGGCCTTCCTCCGGCACGCTGGGGCTCAGCGGATCATGCCCCATGCGATCGGCGGCGGCGGCGAAGCGGCTGATCGGCCGGGTGAGCAGGCGGGCGAACACCCAGGCGAACGGCACCAGCATCAGCGCACACAGGGCGAACCACAGGATCATCCGACGCTGCCACGCCGCCAGCAGCGGC encodes:
- a CDS encoding ATP-binding protein, with translation MIRRLGRLPIFWATLLLLLASLVASQAMTVAMFVLFDPPRPDFNRLSDIADALAGRDHERGGRERALSVTRQPAAPVPDADMTSDPRFTGMLAARIGVPRDRVLLYFEPDQRADLPQRRRARRLVPMRRGEPLFFDTLVAAMETDGGWRVVRTPPAPLLAAWQRRMILWFALCALMLVPFAWVFARLLTRPISRFAAAADRMGHDPLSPSVPEEGPAELRVTAHALNRMQDRLAAYVAERTAMMGAIAHDLRTPLARIAFRIEAAPEPVRDKVQEDIEQMRAMIAATIGFVRGSTRAGDIRPMSLDTLVRRMADAEQEVGRPVRLDAVRPVTIAGDPVALERLVQNLIDNGVAYGGGVTLSLSAETGEAVLTVADRGPGLAPDRIEHVFQPFVRGDPSRNRDTGGIGLGLTIARSIVQDHGGTLILRNRDGGGLKAVCRLPTTYTDDPHVKKAGDQR